In one Oscillospiraceae bacterium genomic region, the following are encoded:
- a CDS encoding ABC transporter permease, whose translation MNMLELIFSTTFLATVIRMTTPILFAGLAGLIASQAGVMNLAVESIMLTSALTGVLLSAWTQSALAGFLGAVAAGMLLSFILSYTAFNLKADMVLSGVAFNLMMSGGTIFILYLVCGEKSMSTGLNSLVLPTVNIPFLKDVPLLGEVLSGHNILTYAALAMTVLMWFLLYRTKLGLRIRMVGENEQAAESVGISARKIKYLAMSLSGLMASMGGVFMSMGYVSWFQRNMTAGRGFIGMAAAALGGNRPLGTLLSSALFGGADAVANTISSLNIPSELIQMIPYLATIVGLTMYSAKKKLGGRPGEGGKSK comes from the coding sequence ATGAATATGCTGGAGCTGATTTTCAGCACCACCTTTCTGGCGACCGTGATCCGCATGACCACCCCCATCCTCTTCGCGGGACTGGCGGGCCTGATCGCCTCCCAGGCGGGGGTGATGAACCTGGCGGTGGAGAGCATCATGCTCACCTCCGCCCTGACGGGGGTGCTGCTCAGCGCGTGGACCCAGAGCGCGCTGGCCGGCTTTCTGGGGGCGGTGGCCGCGGGGATGCTGCTGTCCTTCATCCTGTCCTACACTGCGTTCAACCTCAAGGCCGACATGGTGCTCAGCGGCGTGGCCTTCAACCTGATGATGAGCGGGGGCACCATCTTCATCCTCTACCTGGTCTGCGGGGAGAAGAGCATGTCCACGGGCCTGAACAGCCTGGTGCTGCCCACGGTGAACATCCCCTTTTTGAAGGACGTGCCCCTGCTGGGGGAGGTGCTCTCGGGGCACAACATCCTCACCTACGCCGCCCTGGCCATGACCGTGCTCATGTGGTTTCTGCTCTACCGCACCAAGCTGGGCCTGCGCATCCGCATGGTGGGGGAGAACGAGCAGGCGGCGGAGTCCGTGGGCATCAGCGCCAGGAAGATCAAGTACCTCGCCATGAGCCTGAGCGGGCTGATGGCCTCCATGGGCGGCGTGTTCATGTCCATGGGCTACGTGTCCTGGTTCCAGCGCAACATGACCGCCGGGCGGGGCTTTATCGGCATGGCCGCGGCGGCGCTGGGCGGGAACCGGCCCCTGGGGACGCTGCTCTCCTCCGCCCTCTTCGGCGGCGCGGACGCCGTGGCCAACACCATCAGCAGCCTCAATATCCCCAGCGAGCTGATCCAGATGATCCCGTATCTGGCCACCATCGTGGGGCTGACCATGTACTCCGCGAAAAAGAAGCTGGGCGGACGGCCCGGGGAAGGGGGAAAAAGCAAATGA
- the deoD_3 gene encoding purine nucleoside phosphorylase DeoD-type — translation MNLLPKRLMSAEPGEIAPVALLAGDPLRAEYIAGEFLEGARRYSDEREMYGFTGLYRGRPVSVQGSGMGVASMTAYATRLMEDYGVKTLIRIGTCGSNHPDTHLRDVILATGASMESGTTAREFPDCDFVPTADFGLLRQAWRIAGELSIPVRVGPVVTGDLLHREPEEEARIAERWARYGMLGAEMEAAGLYVAASRRPDVRALAILTCSDHALYRVETTHEEREKSFRDMMRIALELAWKQYGEGAQ, via the coding sequence ATGAATCTGCTGCCCAAGCGCCTGATGAGCGCCGAGCCGGGGGAGATCGCCCCCGTGGCGCTGCTGGCGGGGGACCCGCTGCGGGCGGAGTATATCGCGGGGGAGTTCCTGGAGGGGGCCCGGCGATACTCCGACGAGCGGGAGATGTACGGCTTTACCGGGCTGTACCGGGGCCGCCCCGTGTCGGTGCAGGGGAGCGGGATGGGCGTGGCCTCCATGACGGCCTACGCCACCCGGCTCATGGAGGACTACGGGGTAAAGACCCTGATCCGCATCGGCACCTGCGGCTCCAACCACCCGGACACCCACCTGCGGGACGTGATCCTGGCCACGGGGGCCAGCATGGAGTCGGGCACCACGGCCCGGGAGTTCCCGGACTGCGATTTCGTCCCCACGGCCGACTTCGGCCTGCTCCGGCAGGCCTGGCGGATCGCGGGGGAGCTGTCCATCCCGGTCCGCGTGGGGCCGGTGGTGACCGGCGATCTGCTCCACCGGGAGCCGGAGGAGGAGGCGCGCATCGCCGAGCGGTGGGCGCGCTACGGTATGCTGGGCGCGGAGATGGAGGCGGCGGGGCTGTATGTGGCCGCCTCCCGCCGCCCGGACGTGCGGGCGCTGGCCATCCTCACCTGCAGCGACCACGCCCTCTACCGCGTCGAGACCACCCACGAGGAGCGGGAGAAGTCCTTCCGCGATATGATGCGCATCGCGCTGGAGCTGGCGTGGAAGCAGTACGGGGAGGGAGCGCAATGA
- a CDS encoding ABC transporter permease produces MKLKKPGFDLIRTLIAIAIALVLAFVIILCTSREPLEAFRYFALGPLTNVRRMGNVVEAMLPLLFTGLAVCLIARTKVFNLASEGAFFLGGAVAAVCAVLLDLPPVILPLVCLAAGALAGMAVILVPAVLRVKLGASEIVSSLMLNYVVYYFGLFLIRALVRNPESGELQSLEFLPQALLPKIIPGTRIHFGLVVAAACVLGAYVFLFRSRSGYRVRMVGENPEFARYAGMKIASSILLGQAVAGLIGGLGGASEVLGMFTRFKWNGLPGYGWDGIIVATLARNNPKYVVLGALFLAYMRVGADIMCRMTDVQNEVVSIIQGVVIILVVAEGFLSGWRKKRLLREATAEEGKEAAAE; encoded by the coding sequence ATGAAGCTGAAAAAGCCGGGGTTTGACCTGATCCGGACGCTGATTGCCATCGCCATCGCGCTGGTGCTGGCCTTCGTCATCATCCTGTGCACCAGCCGGGAGCCGCTGGAGGCCTTCCGGTACTTCGCCCTGGGCCCGCTGACCAACGTGCGGCGCATGGGGAACGTGGTGGAGGCGATGCTGCCCCTGCTCTTTACGGGCCTGGCGGTGTGCCTGATCGCGCGCACCAAGGTCTTTAACCTGGCCTCGGAGGGCGCGTTCTTCCTGGGCGGCGCGGTGGCCGCCGTGTGCGCGGTGCTGCTGGACCTGCCCCCGGTCATCCTGCCGCTGGTCTGCCTGGCCGCGGGCGCGCTGGCGGGTATGGCGGTCATCCTGGTGCCGGCGGTACTGCGGGTGAAGCTGGGGGCCAGCGAGATCGTCTCCTCCCTGATGCTCAACTACGTGGTGTACTACTTCGGCCTCTTCCTGATCCGGGCCCTGGTGCGCAACCCCGAGTCGGGGGAGCTCCAGTCCCTGGAGTTCCTGCCCCAGGCCCTGCTGCCAAAGATCATCCCCGGCACCCGCATCCATTTCGGGCTGGTGGTGGCCGCCGCCTGCGTGCTGGGGGCCTACGTGTTCCTCTTCCGCAGCCGCAGCGGCTACCGGGTGCGGATGGTGGGCGAAAACCCCGAGTTCGCGCGCTACGCGGGCATGAAGATCGCCTCCTCCATCCTGCTGGGGCAGGCGGTGGCCGGGCTGATCGGCGGGCTGGGCGGGGCCAGCGAGGTGCTGGGCATGTTCACCCGCTTCAAGTGGAACGGCCTGCCCGGCTACGGCTGGGACGGCATCATCGTGGCCACATTGGCCCGGAACAATCCGAAATACGTGGTGCTGGGCGCGCTCTTCCTGGCCTACATGCGGGTGGGCGCGGACATTATGTGCCGGATGACCGACGTGCAGAACGAGGTGGTGTCCATCATCCAGGGCGTCGTCATCATCCTGGTGGTGGCGGAGGGCTTCCTGTCCGGCTGGCGGAAGAAGCGCCTGCTCCGGGAGGCCACGGCGGAGGAAGGGAAGGAGGCGGCGGCGGAATGA
- the ade_2 gene encoding adenine deaminase, producing the protein MIYDLVIANVRYVNLFTKEVYPAAIAVNGDRIAHVTQPGEAPPRGRKEYDGGGKYAVPGLIDTHVHIESSMLEPRGFAEAVLPHGTTTVLADPHEIGNVMGLDGIAYMLEQTAGLPLRVLLLAPSCVPSVPGLETGGACFDAFTIARMLDNDRVIGLGEVMDYQGVVNGEARMRQILEVSRKSGKFIQGHAPGLRGEALSRYLASGCESDHETHDPGEALEKLRAGMALECRYASNCRDLEALAPVIIAQGYPETVTFCTDDTEPSDLLERGHMDEVIRAAVRQGMEPVEAVKIATVNAARLARLHDRGGLRPGNLADFLLVPDLARFEVEEVFSGGRLVARRGALIPGAMPPRRPSGARGTVRLGREISLDDFRFPSREEAVVLNTICYDREDCFVTQVQPRRFAVRDGFAELRAREGYAAFAVLERHGVNGNRSFAPVWGLGLARGAVATTVSHDAHNLFVAGVDPGDMRLAARAVSACGGGVACAEGGRIVCLLELPVAGLMSDRGLAEVAEKTALLRRTLEEFGMPGPSPYMMLTSFALAVIPRVRLTDCGLADTVRQKLLALECAPAKREEKGGDGICRK; encoded by the coding sequence GTGATATATGATCTGGTGATTGCCAACGTAAGGTACGTGAACCTCTTTACCAAGGAGGTCTATCCCGCCGCCATCGCGGTGAACGGGGACAGGATCGCCCACGTCACCCAGCCCGGCGAGGCCCCGCCCCGGGGGCGGAAGGAGTACGACGGGGGCGGAAAATACGCCGTCCCCGGGCTTATCGACACCCACGTGCATATCGAGAGCAGTATGCTGGAGCCCCGGGGGTTCGCGGAGGCGGTGCTGCCCCACGGCACCACTACGGTGCTGGCCGACCCCCATGAGATCGGCAACGTGATGGGGCTGGACGGGATCGCGTACATGCTGGAGCAGACGGCGGGACTCCCCCTGCGGGTGCTCCTGCTGGCCCCCTCCTGCGTGCCGTCCGTGCCGGGCCTGGAGACCGGCGGCGCGTGCTTCGACGCGTTCACCATCGCCCGTATGCTGGACAATGACCGGGTAATCGGCCTGGGGGAGGTCATGGACTACCAGGGGGTGGTGAACGGGGAGGCCCGGATGCGGCAGATCCTGGAGGTGAGCCGAAAGTCGGGGAAGTTCATCCAGGGGCACGCGCCCGGCCTGCGGGGGGAGGCGCTCTCCCGTTACCTGGCAAGCGGGTGCGAGTCCGACCACGAGACCCACGACCCCGGCGAGGCCCTGGAGAAGCTGCGCGCGGGCATGGCCCTGGAGTGCCGCTATGCCTCCAACTGCCGGGATCTGGAGGCGCTGGCCCCGGTGATCATCGCCCAGGGCTACCCGGAGACGGTGACCTTCTGCACCGACGATACGGAGCCCTCCGACCTGCTGGAGCGGGGGCATATGGACGAGGTGATCCGCGCGGCCGTGCGGCAGGGCATGGAGCCGGTGGAGGCGGTCAAAATCGCCACGGTGAACGCGGCCCGGCTGGCCCGGCTCCACGACCGGGGCGGCCTGAGGCCGGGCAATCTGGCGGATTTCCTGCTGGTGCCCGATCTGGCCCGCTTCGAGGTGGAGGAGGTCTTTTCGGGCGGCAGGCTGGTGGCGCGCAGGGGCGCGCTGATCCCCGGCGCCATGCCCCCCCGGCGCCCCTCGGGGGCCCGGGGCACGGTGCGCCTGGGCCGGGAGATCTCCCTGGACGATTTCCGCTTCCCCTCCCGGGAAGAGGCGGTTGTGCTGAACACCATCTGCTACGACCGGGAGGACTGCTTCGTCACCCAGGTGCAGCCCCGGCGGTTCGCCGTGCGGGACGGCTTTGCCGAGCTGCGGGCCCGGGAAGGGTACGCGGCCTTCGCGGTGCTGGAGCGGCACGGGGTGAACGGCAACCGCTCCTTCGCCCCGGTGTGGGGCCTGGGCCTGGCCAGGGGGGCGGTGGCCACCACCGTCTCCCACGACGCGCACAACCTCTTTGTGGCGGGCGTGGACCCGGGGGACATGCGCCTGGCGGCGCGCGCCGTGTCGGCGTGCGGCGGCGGGGTGGCCTGCGCCGAGGGGGGGCGGATTGTCTGTCTGCTGGAGCTGCCCGTGGCGGGCCTCATGTCGGACAGGGGCCTGGCGGAGGTGGCGGAAAAAACCGCCCTGCTGCGCCGCACGCTGGAGGAATTCGGTATGCCTGGGCCGTCGCCCTATATGATGCTGACCTCGTTTGCGCTGGCGGTCATCCCCCGGGTGCGCCTGACGGACTGCGGGCTGGCGGACACCGTCCGGCAGAAGCTGCTTGCGCTGGAGTGCGCGCCGGCGAAACGGGAAGAAAAGGGAGGAGACGGGATATGCCGGAAGTAA
- the yulB_1 gene encoding putative HTH-type transcriptional regulator YulB, producing MLAIARRNKIKEYINFSKYVSVAELAAEFNVTQETIRRDLKVLEGQNVLIRSYGGAYSPDGVENDVSADLREHIHVDGKQRIAEQCCDLVSSGDSVFLDASTTSLFIAERLKDKTFTVITNSLKILNALADISSIKLVLIGGGLDRNSMSFLGASTARTMEQYHFDLSILSCRSLDLHHGLMDSNEQQAEIRRRAIERANRSILVVDYTKLNRTAFCDIAPLDSVDTLVVDARLDDAWRAYLDGHGVQYIDG from the coding sequence ATGCTCGCCATTGCAAGACGCAACAAAATCAAGGAGTATATCAATTTTTCCAAGTACGTCTCGGTGGCGGAGCTGGCCGCCGAGTTCAACGTCACCCAGGAGACCATCCGGCGGGATCTCAAGGTCCTGGAGGGGCAGAACGTGCTGATCCGCTCCTACGGCGGGGCCTACAGCCCGGACGGCGTGGAAAACGACGTCAGCGCCGATTTGCGCGAGCACATCCACGTGGACGGCAAGCAGCGCATCGCCGAGCAGTGCTGCGATCTGGTCAGCAGCGGCGACTCCGTGTTCCTGGACGCCTCCACCACCTCCCTGTTCATCGCCGAGCGCCTGAAGGACAAGACCTTCACCGTCATCACCAACTCCCTGAAGATTCTCAACGCCCTGGCGGACATCTCCTCCATCAAGCTGGTGCTGATCGGGGGCGGCCTGGACCGCAACTCCATGTCCTTCCTGGGGGCCTCCACCGCGCGGACGATGGAGCAGTACCACTTCGACCTGTCCATCCTCTCCTGCCGCTCCCTGGACCTCCACCACGGCCTGATGGACTCCAACGAGCAGCAGGCCGAGATCCGCCGCAGGGCCATTGAGCGGGCCAACCGCAGCATTCTTGTGGTGGACTACACCAAGCTCAACCGCACCGCCTTCTGCGACATCGCCCCCCTGGACAGCGTGGACACCCTGGTGGTGGACGCCCGCCTGGACGACGCCTGGCGGGCGTATCTGGACGGCCACGGCGTCCAATACATAGACGGCTAG
- the deoD-1 gene encoding purine nucleoside phosphorylase DeoD-type yields the protein MSMCISAGPGEIAPRVLLTSDPALVRRTARRCLDGAACVSNVRNMPAYTGSYRGKRVTIQGAGLGGVSMAIYASELAESYGVHTLISADYCAGLAPEAAPGALVLAQAAHTVSPMNRLLFDGRIFAATADWELLDGAYEAARARGLDPLAGSVLSLETMEDDGMAQAFARRGTLAADLSTSALYLCAGRFQARALSLLTVAHSEAAGQACPEGALEDAADKMLDLALDLL from the coding sequence ATGAGCATGTGTATTTCGGCCGGGCCGGGTGAGATCGCGCCGCGCGTGCTGCTCACCTCCGACCCGGCGCTGGTCCGCCGCACCGCCCGGCGCTGTCTGGACGGCGCGGCCTGCGTCAGCAACGTGCGCAATATGCCCGCCTACACCGGGTCGTACCGGGGGAAGCGGGTGACGATCCAGGGGGCGGGCCTGGGCGGGGTGTCCATGGCCATCTACGCCAGCGAGCTGGCGGAGTCCTACGGCGTGCACACCCTGATCTCCGCCGACTACTGCGCGGGCCTGGCCCCGGAGGCCGCCCCCGGCGCTCTGGTCCTGGCCCAGGCGGCCCACACCGTCTCGCCCATGAACCGGCTGCTCTTCGACGGGCGGATCTTCGCCGCCACGGCGGACTGGGAACTGCTGGACGGGGCCTATGAGGCGGCGCGTGCGCGGGGGCTGGACCCCCTGGCGGGCAGCGTGTTGAGCCTGGAGACCATGGAGGACGACGGGATGGCGCAGGCCTTTGCCCGGCGGGGGACCCTGGCGGCGGATCTGTCCACCAGCGCGCTTTACCTGTGCGCCGGGCGCTTCCAGGCGCGGGCCCTGTCCCTGCTGACGGTGGCGCACAGCGAGGCCGCGGGACAGGCCTGCCCCGAGGGGGCGCTGGAGGATGCCGCCGACAAGATGCTGGATCTGGCGCTGGACCTGCTGTAG
- a CDS encoding sugar ABC transporter ATP-binding protein, producing the protein MPNTQREANEERGADELLRMSHITKVYGNGVLANSDVSLSVRRGEIHALMGENGAGKSTLMKILFGNERPDVGTIVYDGRETVIDSPKRAVELGIGMVYQHFNLAESLSVAENIVAGMEPGRGPIFRTGEACRAVERLAEQYGFEVRAKEPVRNLSVGKKQKVEILKTLYRGSRLIILDEPTAVLTPQETEELFHQLRRLRDNGYTMIFISHKINEIEALCDRMTILRGGRTMGTYEVKSLSQREISRLMVGRDVVKEIVKPACAPGEVRLAADGLRYEDRRAGAALRGISFTLRAGEILGVAGVEGSGQSELAELLTGLKAPTSGSFTVLGEAGGGRTPKELRDLGVSHIPEDRMLYGIAAEASVSENLAANRFDSPEIGSRRFLSLKKIRALAKKLIEAYTVKCKSPDVPVDMLSGGNIQKVVVARELSVGPKVLIANQPTRGVDVGAVEFIHRHLLESRAAGCAILLISSDLNEVLGMSDRLLVMHQGRVTGCFTDVAALSEEELGLYMLGMKEQEGERADEAEKAGV; encoded by the coding sequence ATGCCGAACACACAGCGGGAAGCGAATGAGGAGCGCGGAGCGGACGAGCTTCTGCGCATGTCCCATATCACCAAGGTCTATGGAAACGGGGTGCTGGCCAACAGCGACGTGAGCCTGAGCGTGCGCAGGGGGGAGATCCACGCGCTGATGGGGGAGAACGGCGCGGGCAAGTCCACCCTGATGAAGATCCTCTTCGGGAACGAGCGGCCGGACGTCGGCACCATCGTGTACGACGGCAGAGAGACGGTGATCGACTCCCCCAAGCGGGCCGTGGAGCTGGGCATCGGCATGGTCTACCAGCACTTCAACCTGGCCGAGTCGCTGAGCGTGGCGGAGAACATCGTGGCGGGGATGGAGCCCGGCCGCGGGCCGATATTCCGCACCGGGGAGGCCTGCCGGGCGGTGGAGCGGCTGGCGGAGCAGTACGGCTTTGAGGTGCGCGCCAAGGAGCCGGTGCGCAACCTCAGCGTGGGCAAGAAGCAGAAGGTGGAGATCCTCAAGACCCTCTACCGGGGCTCCCGCCTCATTATCCTGGACGAGCCCACGGCGGTGCTGACGCCCCAGGAGACCGAGGAGCTGTTCCACCAGCTGCGCAGGCTGCGGGACAACGGCTACACCATGATCTTCATCTCCCACAAGATCAACGAGATCGAGGCCCTGTGCGACCGCATGACGATCCTGCGCGGCGGGCGGACCATGGGCACCTACGAGGTGAAGTCCCTCAGCCAGCGGGAGATCTCAAGGCTGATGGTGGGCCGCGACGTGGTGAAGGAGATCGTAAAGCCCGCCTGCGCCCCCGGCGAGGTGCGGCTGGCGGCGGACGGGCTGCGCTACGAGGACCGGCGCGCGGGCGCCGCGCTGCGGGGCATCTCCTTTACCCTGCGCGCGGGGGAGATCCTGGGCGTGGCGGGCGTGGAGGGCAGCGGCCAGAGCGAGCTGGCGGAGCTGCTGACCGGCCTGAAGGCCCCCACCTCCGGCAGCTTCACGGTGCTGGGGGAGGCGGGCGGCGGGCGCACGCCCAAAGAGCTGCGGGATCTGGGCGTGTCCCACATCCCGGAGGACCGGATGCTCTACGGCATCGCGGCGGAGGCGTCGGTCAGCGAAAACCTGGCCGCCAACCGCTTTGACAGCCCGGAGATCGGCAGCCGCCGCTTCCTCAGCCTCAAAAAGATCCGCGCCCTGGCGAAGAAGCTGATTGAGGCGTACACCGTCAAGTGCAAGTCCCCCGACGTGCCGGTGGACATGCTCTCCGGCGGCAACATACAAAAGGTGGTGGTGGCCCGGGAGCTGTCGGTGGGCCCCAAGGTGCTCATCGCCAACCAGCCCACCCGGGGCGTGGACGTGGGTGCGGTGGAGTTCATCCACCGCCACCTGCTGGAGAGCCGGGCGGCGGGGTGCGCCATCCTGCTGATCTCCTCCGACCTGAACGAGGTGCTGGGCATGTCCGACCGGCTGCTGGTGATGCACCAGGGCAGGGTGACGGGCTGCTTTACCGACGTGGCCGCGCTGTCGGAGGAGGAGCTGGGGCTCTACATGCTGGGCATGAAGGAACAGGAAGGAGAGAGGGCGGATGAAGCTGAAAAAGCCGGGGTTTGA
- the mtnA_2 gene encoding methylthioribose-1-phosphate isomerase, which translates to MDWKSLCSVRLSEDGAGLVILDQTRLPNETVFLTLTTQEEIREAIYRLRVRGAPAIGIAAAYGAYLGMRASRAEDYGAFCAEFRQVKAFLASARPTAVNLFWALDRMERRLEGCAGLPADGLKRALRAEAEAIRAEDEEICRSIGEHALPLLKGARNLMTHCNAGTLATARYGTALAPVYLGLERGIRFHVFADETRPLLQGARLTAWELREAGVDVTLVCDGMCSSVMKKGWADAVLVGCDRVAANGDAANKIGTSTLAIVAKEYAVPFYVCAPCSTFDLNCKSGADIEIELRKPEEVTHAWYEKPMAPAGVKVYNPAFDVTDSRYITAIITEKGPVFPPFPQGIAALFGAG; encoded by the coding sequence ATGGATTGGAAGTCCCTTTGCAGCGTGCGCCTGTCGGAGGACGGGGCGGGCCTTGTGATACTGGATCAGACGCGGCTGCCCAACGAGACGGTGTTTTTGACCCTTACGACCCAGGAGGAGATCCGGGAGGCGATCTACCGGCTGCGGGTGCGGGGCGCCCCCGCCATCGGCATCGCGGCGGCCTACGGCGCCTATCTGGGCATGCGCGCCTCCCGGGCGGAGGATTACGGGGCGTTCTGCGCCGAGTTCCGGCAGGTGAAGGCCTTTTTGGCCTCCGCCCGGCCCACGGCGGTGAACCTCTTCTGGGCCCTGGACCGGATGGAGCGCCGCCTGGAGGGCTGCGCCGGGCTGCCCGCGGACGGGCTGAAGCGGGCCCTGCGGGCGGAGGCGGAGGCCATCCGGGCGGAGGACGAGGAGATCTGCCGGAGCATCGGGGAGCACGCGCTGCCCCTGCTCAAGGGCGCCCGGAACCTGATGACCCACTGCAACGCGGGCACCCTGGCCACCGCCCGGTACGGCACCGCCCTGGCCCCCGTCTACCTGGGGCTGGAGCGGGGGATCCGCTTTCACGTGTTCGCCGACGAGACCAGGCCCCTGCTCCAGGGGGCCAGGCTGACGGCGTGGGAGCTGCGGGAGGCGGGCGTGGACGTGACGCTGGTGTGCGACGGCATGTGCTCAAGCGTAATGAAAAAAGGCTGGGCGGACGCGGTGCTGGTGGGCTGCGACCGGGTGGCCGCCAACGGGGACGCCGCCAACAAGATCGGCACGTCCACCCTGGCCATCGTGGCAAAAGAATACGCAGTCCCATTCTACGTCTGCGCCCCCTGCTCCACGTTCGATCTGAACTGTAAGAGCGGGGCGGACATAGAGATAGAACTGCGCAAGCCGGAGGAGGTCACCCACGCCTGGTATGAAAAACCCATGGCGCCCGCGGGCGTGAAGGTGTACAACCCGGCCTTCGACGTGACGGACAGCCGGTATATCACGGCGATTATCACCGAGAAGGGGCCCGTGTTCCCCCCGTTCCCCCAGGGCATCGCCGCGCTGTTCGGGGCGGGCTAG
- a CDS encoding aldolase translates to MKYNDAQAICEFGKRVYQNRFVAANDGNLSVRLPDASVLATPTGVSKGYMDPDMLVRLSGDGAVLERGERGPSSEVKMHLALYRENPDIHAVVHTHAPCATFLAILHQPIQTPLLPESVVLLGNVPVVDYAPPGSDALAEAVAPYGREHNAVLLANHGVVTWGADLESAYYTMETVEYYAKILLYSRLFPGQAHTLDRGQVEELIRMRAAMGRSKGGYPVLDGETGRNV, encoded by the coding sequence ATGAAATATAACGATGCGCAGGCGATCTGCGAATTTGGGAAACGGGTCTACCAGAACCGCTTTGTGGCCGCCAACGACGGCAACCTCTCCGTGCGCCTGCCGGACGCTTCCGTGCTGGCCACCCCCACGGGGGTGAGCAAGGGCTACATGGACCCGGATATGCTGGTCAGGCTGTCCGGGGACGGGGCGGTGCTGGAGCGGGGGGAGCGGGGGCCCTCTTCCGAGGTAAAGATGCACCTGGCGCTCTACCGGGAGAACCCCGACATCCACGCCGTGGTGCATACCCACGCGCCCTGCGCCACCTTTTTGGCCATTCTGCACCAGCCCATCCAGACCCCCCTGCTGCCCGAGTCGGTGGTGCTGCTGGGGAACGTGCCGGTGGTGGACTACGCCCCGCCGGGCTCTGACGCGCTGGCCGAGGCGGTGGCCCCCTACGGGCGGGAGCACAACGCCGTGCTGCTGGCCAACCACGGCGTCGTCACCTGGGGGGCGGATCTGGAGAGCGCCTACTACACGATGGAGACGGTGGAGTACTACGCAAAGATCCTGCTCTACAGCAGGCTTTTTCCGGGGCAGGCGCACACCCTGGACCGCGGGCAGGTGGAGGAGCTGATCCGGATGCGCGCCGCCATGGGGCGCAGCAAGGGCGGCTATCCGGTGCTGGACGGAGAGACGGGGAGGAACGTATGA
- a CDS encoding BMP family ABC transporter substrate-binding protein, which translates to MKKKLIATALALALTAGAALSGCTAQAEQPKEEPGGEKGAPSVVFVTGQASDKSLLESAANGLRMIEEAYGCKTKVIEFGTDTTKMEPTLEDVSDTEWDIVLVGTFSSVEPLEKVAANHPDQKYIIFDTQMDYTDGKNANIYSMDYKGNEGAFLAGALAAMVTSSDMPQANPEKKVGWIGGVDITLLNDFALGFIQGALYVDPEVKIPVAYVGTFDDAAKGKEMAKVLYESGCDIIYNGAAQSGLGILDAAKEMQRYAIGTDSDQALLFQDDPDKANMILTSQLKRVDNTVMLAVERYMDGTLQFGTGETFGIKEGAIGLADNEYYQANVPEAFRTRIAELEQEILNGNIVVDTAYGLSDSEIKGKIEAVSP; encoded by the coding sequence ATGAAAAAGAAACTCATTGCAACCGCACTGGCGCTGGCGCTGACCGCCGGGGCGGCGCTCTCGGGCTGCACGGCGCAGGCGGAGCAGCCCAAGGAGGAGCCCGGCGGGGAGAAGGGCGCGCCCAGCGTGGTCTTTGTGACCGGGCAGGCCAGCGACAAGTCCCTGCTGGAGTCGGCGGCCAACGGCCTGCGCATGATCGAGGAGGCCTACGGCTGCAAGACCAAGGTCATCGAGTTCGGCACCGACACCACGAAGATGGAGCCCACCCTGGAGGACGTGTCCGACACGGAGTGGGACATCGTGCTGGTGGGCACCTTCAGCTCCGTGGAGCCGCTGGAGAAGGTGGCGGCCAACCACCCGGACCAGAAGTACATCATCTTCGACACTCAGATGGACTACACGGACGGCAAGAACGCGAATATTTACTCCATGGACTACAAGGGCAACGAGGGGGCCTTCCTGGCCGGAGCCCTGGCGGCCATGGTCACCTCCTCCGACATGCCCCAGGCCAACCCCGAGAAAAAGGTGGGCTGGATCGGCGGCGTGGACATCACCCTGCTCAACGACTTCGCGCTGGGCTTCATCCAGGGCGCGCTCTACGTGGACCCCGAGGTAAAGATCCCCGTGGCCTACGTGGGCACCTTTGATGACGCGGCCAAGGGCAAGGAGATGGCGAAGGTGCTCTACGAGTCCGGCTGCGACATCATTTACAACGGGGCCGCCCAGTCCGGCCTGGGGATTCTGGACGCCGCCAAGGAAATGCAGCGCTACGCCATCGGCACCGATTCGGACCAGGCGCTGCTCTTCCAGGACGACCCGGACAAGGCGAACATGATCCTCACCTCCCAGCTCAAGCGTGTGGACAACACGGTGATGCTGGCGGTGGAGCGCTACATGGACGGCACCCTCCAGTTCGGCACCGGCGAGACCTTCGGCATCAAGGAGGGGGCCATCGGGCTGGCCGACAACGAGTACTACCAGGCCAACGTGCCCGAGGCCTTCCGCACCCGGATTGCGGAGCTGGAGCAGGAGATTCTGAACGGGAACATCGTGGTGGACACCGCCTACGGCCTGTCCGACAGCGAGATCAAGGGGAAGATCGAGGCGGTCAGCCCCTAG